One Vigna unguiculata cultivar IT97K-499-35 chromosome 7, ASM411807v1, whole genome shotgun sequence genomic region harbors:
- the LOC114191570 gene encoding uncharacterized protein LOC114191570 isoform X2, producing MAVTLRGSNSFLSLSSSNCWLSNGSPYAGKKVSNLHCLLLNKWGSSRKGCLIRYDFLLSGNPGLGCRKCYLVFSKPRRRVHLLPFASSDDGVTVNGSLQASTGTGLEKTRVKLNRSLEDEEFCEGLVQALYDAARVYELAIKEHKSFSRMSWFSTAWLGVDQNAWVKALSCQAAVYSLLHAASEISSQSDRDRNVHTFVQRSLLRLSSPLESLIREKLSAKHPEAYEWFWSEQVPAVVASFVDKLQGDGRFTAAIALSGKNVGVSSASDISLLLLALTCISAIAKLGPSKVSCSQFFSMITEITGSLMDMLVGLIPVSQAYNSIKNIGLHREFLVHFGPRASSCRAKEKWGSEEVVFWVNLAQRQLQQAIDKEKIWSRLTTSESIEVLEKDLAVFGFFIALGRSTRSFLLTNGFETLDDPMEDFIRYLIGGSILYYPQLSSISSYQLYVEVVCEELDWLPFYPGITSVSKQSHMHRNKQEGPPNPDALPQAFDACSHWIQSFIKYSTWPESPSNVKAAEFLSTGHKKLMECMEELGMIRENALEPEATKVVHAHRSTVQSTIKESGSFDEALKSVEEAVIRLEKLLEELHVSSSSSGKEHLKAACSDLEKIRKLWKEAEFLVASFRAKADSLHEGVNSGRNYTPVEEDEYVKGKSRKNGNVRVDRNKRNVGKSREFWSIFGGPVTKKPGLESDADPYENNIEQPAPNVGVVDQESNEIRRFELLRNELIELEKRVQRSAYQSENNEDLLASDDGARYTDEAGVVKMARVEKKENILEKSIGRLKETGTDVWQGTQLLAIDVAAATGLLRRALVGDELTEKEKKTLKRTLTDMASVVPIGVLMLLPVTAVGHGAMLVAIQRYVPVLV from the exons ATGGCAGTAACATTGCGCGGCAGCAATAGCTTCCTCTCGTTAAG CTCTTCGAATTGTTGGCTTTCAAATGGCTCCCCTTACGCAGGGAAAAAAGTGTCAAACTTACATTGCCTACTATTGAATAAATGGGGGAGTTCAAGAAAAGGATGCCTCATACgatatgattttttattgagtGGTAATCCTGGTTTAGGTTGTAGAAAGTGTTATTTGGTGTTTTCTAAACCTAGAAGGAGGGTGCATCTGCTACCATTTGCCTCCTCTGATGACGGTGTCACTGTCAATGGGAGTCTTCAAGCTAGCACCGGTACTGGCCTAGAAAAAACGAGGGTGAAACTGAATAGGTCACTGGAAGATGAAGAGTTTTGTGAAGGACTTGTCCAAGCTTTATATGATGCAGCCAGGGTTTATGAACTGGCAATTAAAGAGCATAAATCATTCTCACGAATGTCCTGGTTTTCGACAGCCTGGCTTGGGGTTGACCAAAATGCATGGGTGAAGGCACTGTCTTGTCAG GCTGCTGTGTACTCCTTACTGCATGCTGCAAGTGAAATTTCATCTCAAAGCGATAGAGACAGAAATGTCCATACATTTGTTCAAAGGAG TTTGCTAAGGCTATCTTCTCCCCTGGAGAGTTTAATTAGAGAAAAATTATCAGCCAAACACCCTGAAGCATATGAATGGTTTTGGTCTGAGCAAGTTCCAGCTGTAGTGGCATCCTTTGTTGACAAGTTACAAGGGGATGGACGCTTTACTGCTGCCATTGCTTT GTCTGGAAAAAATGTGGGTGTAAGCAGTGCAAGTGACATATCACTTCTTCTGCTAGCACTAACGTGTATTTCTGCAATTGCTAAACTTGGTCCATCAAAAGTTTCTTGTTCACAATTCTTTTCAATGATCACAGAAATAACCGGTAGTTTGATGGACATGCTAGTTGGTTTGATTCCTGTAAGTCAAGCTTATAATTCTATTAAGAATATCGGTCTGCATAGAGAATTTCTTGTACATTTTGGTCCTCGGGCTTCATCATGTAGAGCTAAAGAGAAGTGGGGTTCAGAAGAGGTTGTTTTCTGGGTAAATCTTGCTCAGAGGCAGCTGCAACAAGCTATTGATAAGGAGAAAATATGGTCAAGATTGACAACATCTGAAAGTATTGAG GTCTTGGAGAAGGATTTGGCTGTTTTTGGGTTCTTTATTGCTTTAGGCAGAAGTACAAGGTCATTTCTTTTGACAAATGGTTTTGAAACCCTAGATGATCCAATGGAAGATTTCATCAG GTATCTTATTGGAGGCAGTATTTTATACTACCCTCAGCTCTCATCAATTAGTTCATATCAATTGTATGTGGAG GTAGTTTGTGAAGAGTTGGATTGGCTTCCTTTTTATCCTGGAATCACCAGTGTTTCAAAACAGTCTCATATGCATAGAAATAAACAAGAAGGTCCTCCAAATCCTGATGCACTGCCCCAAGCTTTTGATGCTTGCTCTCACTGGATTCAGAGCTTTATTAAATACAGTACATGGCCAGAGAGCCCTTCAAATGTGAAAGCAGCTGAGTTTCTGTCAACGGG gcACAAGAAGTTGATGGAATGTATGGAAGAGCTTGGGATGATTAG GGAAAACGCCCTGGAGCCTGAAGCCACTAAAGTAGTTCATGCACATAGATCTACAGTTCAGTCAACTATTAAAGAGTCAGGTTCTTTTGACGAG GCACTGAAAAGTGTTGAAGAAGCTGTGATAAGACTTGAAAAGTTGCTTGAAGAGTTGCATGTATCAAGCTCTAGTTCTGGAAAAGAGCATTTGAAAGCAGCCTGTTCTGACTTGGAGAAAATACGAAAACTTTGGAAAGAAGCTGAATTCCTGGTGGCATCTTTTAGAGCAAAAGCTGATTCTCTTCATGAG GGGGTTAACAGTGGCCGGAACTACACACCAGTTGAAGAAGACGAGTATGTAAAAGGGAAAAGCCGAAAGAATGGTAATGTAAGGGTAGACAGGAACAAAAG AAATGTTGGAAAATCGCGTGAATTTTGGAGCATCTTTGGAGGTCCTGTCACCAAAAAGCCCGGCTTAGAATCTGATGCGGATCCTTAT gaaaataatattgaaCAGCCTGCACCAAATGTTGGGGTTGTGGACCAAGAATCCAATGAAATCCGCCGCTTTGAGCTTCTGCGAAATGAGCTAATAGAACTTGAGAAACGGGTTCAAAGAAGTGCCTATCAATCAGAAAATAATGAA GATTTACTAGCTAGTGATGATGGTGCTCGTTATACTGATGAGGCTGGGGTTGTTAAGATGGCCAGGgttgagaagaaagaaaatatactgGAAAAGTCTATTGGCAGACTAAAAGAAACCGGAACG GATGTCTGGCAAGGAACTCAGCTTCTTGCTATTGATGTTGCTGCTGCCACAGGTTTACTTAGAAGGGCACTTGTAGGGGACGAATTGActgagaaggagaagaaaacaCTTAAAAGAACCTTGACTGACATGGCTTCGGTTGTTCCTATTGGTGTTTTAATGCTTCTTCCA
- the LOC114191570 gene encoding uncharacterized protein LOC114191570 isoform X3, with product MAVTLRGSNSFLSLSSSNCWLSNGSPYAGKKVSNLHCLLLNKWGSSRKGCLIRYDFLLSGNPGLGCRKCYLVFSKPRRRVHLLPFASSDDGVTVNGSLQASTGTGLEKTRVKLNRSLEDEEFCEGLVQALYDAARVYELAIKEHKSFSRMSWFSTAWLGVDQNAWVKALSCQAAVYSLLHAASEISSQSDRDRNVHTFVQRSLLRLSSPLESLIREKLSAKHPEAYEWFWSEQVPAVVASFVDKLQGDGRFTAAIALSGKNVGVSSASDISLLLLALTCISAIAKLGPSKVSCSQFFSMITEITGSLMDMLVGLIPVSQAYNSIKNIGLHREFLVHFGPRASSCRAKEKWGSEEVVFWVNLAQRQLQQAIDKEKIWSRLTTSESIEVLEKDLAVFGFFIALGRSTRSFLLTNGFETLDDPMEDFIRYLIGGSILYYPQLSSISSYQLYVEVVCEELDWLPFYPGITSVSKQSHMHRNKQEGPPNPDALPQAFDACSHWIQSFIKYSTWPESPSNVKAAEFLSTGHKKLMECMEELGMIRENALEPEATKVVHAHRSTVQSTIKESGSFDEALKSVEEAVIRLEKLLEELHVSSSSSGKEHLKAACSDLEKIRKLWKEAEFLVASFRAKADSLHEGVNSGRNYTPVEEDEYVKGKSRKNGNVRVDRNKRNVGKSREFWSIFGGPVTKKPGLESDADPYENNIEQPAPNVGVVDQESNEIRRFELLRNELIELEKRVQRSAYQSENNEVTAVGHAAMLAAIQRYVPALIPSTYAPERLDLLRQLEKVKQMTAGDISSDEEEDEDS from the exons ATGGCAGTAACATTGCGCGGCAGCAATAGCTTCCTCTCGTTAAG CTCTTCGAATTGTTGGCTTTCAAATGGCTCCCCTTACGCAGGGAAAAAAGTGTCAAACTTACATTGCCTACTATTGAATAAATGGGGGAGTTCAAGAAAAGGATGCCTCATACgatatgattttttattgagtGGTAATCCTGGTTTAGGTTGTAGAAAGTGTTATTTGGTGTTTTCTAAACCTAGAAGGAGGGTGCATCTGCTACCATTTGCCTCCTCTGATGACGGTGTCACTGTCAATGGGAGTCTTCAAGCTAGCACCGGTACTGGCCTAGAAAAAACGAGGGTGAAACTGAATAGGTCACTGGAAGATGAAGAGTTTTGTGAAGGACTTGTCCAAGCTTTATATGATGCAGCCAGGGTTTATGAACTGGCAATTAAAGAGCATAAATCATTCTCACGAATGTCCTGGTTTTCGACAGCCTGGCTTGGGGTTGACCAAAATGCATGGGTGAAGGCACTGTCTTGTCAG GCTGCTGTGTACTCCTTACTGCATGCTGCAAGTGAAATTTCATCTCAAAGCGATAGAGACAGAAATGTCCATACATTTGTTCAAAGGAG TTTGCTAAGGCTATCTTCTCCCCTGGAGAGTTTAATTAGAGAAAAATTATCAGCCAAACACCCTGAAGCATATGAATGGTTTTGGTCTGAGCAAGTTCCAGCTGTAGTGGCATCCTTTGTTGACAAGTTACAAGGGGATGGACGCTTTACTGCTGCCATTGCTTT GTCTGGAAAAAATGTGGGTGTAAGCAGTGCAAGTGACATATCACTTCTTCTGCTAGCACTAACGTGTATTTCTGCAATTGCTAAACTTGGTCCATCAAAAGTTTCTTGTTCACAATTCTTTTCAATGATCACAGAAATAACCGGTAGTTTGATGGACATGCTAGTTGGTTTGATTCCTGTAAGTCAAGCTTATAATTCTATTAAGAATATCGGTCTGCATAGAGAATTTCTTGTACATTTTGGTCCTCGGGCTTCATCATGTAGAGCTAAAGAGAAGTGGGGTTCAGAAGAGGTTGTTTTCTGGGTAAATCTTGCTCAGAGGCAGCTGCAACAAGCTATTGATAAGGAGAAAATATGGTCAAGATTGACAACATCTGAAAGTATTGAG GTCTTGGAGAAGGATTTGGCTGTTTTTGGGTTCTTTATTGCTTTAGGCAGAAGTACAAGGTCATTTCTTTTGACAAATGGTTTTGAAACCCTAGATGATCCAATGGAAGATTTCATCAG GTATCTTATTGGAGGCAGTATTTTATACTACCCTCAGCTCTCATCAATTAGTTCATATCAATTGTATGTGGAG GTAGTTTGTGAAGAGTTGGATTGGCTTCCTTTTTATCCTGGAATCACCAGTGTTTCAAAACAGTCTCATATGCATAGAAATAAACAAGAAGGTCCTCCAAATCCTGATGCACTGCCCCAAGCTTTTGATGCTTGCTCTCACTGGATTCAGAGCTTTATTAAATACAGTACATGGCCAGAGAGCCCTTCAAATGTGAAAGCAGCTGAGTTTCTGTCAACGGG gcACAAGAAGTTGATGGAATGTATGGAAGAGCTTGGGATGATTAG GGAAAACGCCCTGGAGCCTGAAGCCACTAAAGTAGTTCATGCACATAGATCTACAGTTCAGTCAACTATTAAAGAGTCAGGTTCTTTTGACGAG GCACTGAAAAGTGTTGAAGAAGCTGTGATAAGACTTGAAAAGTTGCTTGAAGAGTTGCATGTATCAAGCTCTAGTTCTGGAAAAGAGCATTTGAAAGCAGCCTGTTCTGACTTGGAGAAAATACGAAAACTTTGGAAAGAAGCTGAATTCCTGGTGGCATCTTTTAGAGCAAAAGCTGATTCTCTTCATGAG GGGGTTAACAGTGGCCGGAACTACACACCAGTTGAAGAAGACGAGTATGTAAAAGGGAAAAGCCGAAAGAATGGTAATGTAAGGGTAGACAGGAACAAAAG AAATGTTGGAAAATCGCGTGAATTTTGGAGCATCTTTGGAGGTCCTGTCACCAAAAAGCCCGGCTTAGAATCTGATGCGGATCCTTAT gaaaataatattgaaCAGCCTGCACCAAATGTTGGGGTTGTGGACCAAGAATCCAATGAAATCCGCCGCTTTGAGCTTCTGCGAAATGAGCTAATAGAACTTGAGAAACGGGTTCAAAGAAGTGCCTATCAATCAGAAAATAATGAA GTTACTGCCGTGGGGCATGCTGCAATGTTGGCTGCTATTCAGAGATATGTACCAGCTCTA ATTCCATCCACTTATGCACCAGAAAGGTTAGATCTCTTGAGGCAGCTTGAGAAAGTAAAGCAAATGACAGCCGGTGATATAAGCTCCGAtgaggaggaagatgaagatAGTTGA
- the LOC114191570 gene encoding uncharacterized protein LOC114191570 isoform X1 yields the protein MAVTLRGSNSFLSLSSSNCWLSNGSPYAGKKVSNLHCLLLNKWGSSRKGCLIRYDFLLSGNPGLGCRKCYLVFSKPRRRVHLLPFASSDDGVTVNGSLQASTGTGLEKTRVKLNRSLEDEEFCEGLVQALYDAARVYELAIKEHKSFSRMSWFSTAWLGVDQNAWVKALSCQAAVYSLLHAASEISSQSDRDRNVHTFVQRSLLRLSSPLESLIREKLSAKHPEAYEWFWSEQVPAVVASFVDKLQGDGRFTAAIALSGKNVGVSSASDISLLLLALTCISAIAKLGPSKVSCSQFFSMITEITGSLMDMLVGLIPVSQAYNSIKNIGLHREFLVHFGPRASSCRAKEKWGSEEVVFWVNLAQRQLQQAIDKEKIWSRLTTSESIEVLEKDLAVFGFFIALGRSTRSFLLTNGFETLDDPMEDFIRYLIGGSILYYPQLSSISSYQLYVEVVCEELDWLPFYPGITSVSKQSHMHRNKQEGPPNPDALPQAFDACSHWIQSFIKYSTWPESPSNVKAAEFLSTGHKKLMECMEELGMIRENALEPEATKVVHAHRSTVQSTIKESGSFDEALKSVEEAVIRLEKLLEELHVSSSSSGKEHLKAACSDLEKIRKLWKEAEFLVASFRAKADSLHEGVNSGRNYTPVEEDEYVKGKSRKNGNVRVDRNKRNVGKSREFWSIFGGPVTKKPGLESDADPYENNIEQPAPNVGVVDQESNEIRRFELLRNELIELEKRVQRSAYQSENNEDLLASDDGARYTDEAGVVKMARVEKKENILEKSIGRLKETGTDVWQGTQLLAIDVAAATGLLRRALVGDELTEKEKKTLKRTLTDMASVVPIGVLMLLPVTAVGHAAMLAAIQRYVPALIPSTYAPERLDLLRQLEKVKQMTAGDISSDEEEDEDS from the exons ATGGCAGTAACATTGCGCGGCAGCAATAGCTTCCTCTCGTTAAG CTCTTCGAATTGTTGGCTTTCAAATGGCTCCCCTTACGCAGGGAAAAAAGTGTCAAACTTACATTGCCTACTATTGAATAAATGGGGGAGTTCAAGAAAAGGATGCCTCATACgatatgattttttattgagtGGTAATCCTGGTTTAGGTTGTAGAAAGTGTTATTTGGTGTTTTCTAAACCTAGAAGGAGGGTGCATCTGCTACCATTTGCCTCCTCTGATGACGGTGTCACTGTCAATGGGAGTCTTCAAGCTAGCACCGGTACTGGCCTAGAAAAAACGAGGGTGAAACTGAATAGGTCACTGGAAGATGAAGAGTTTTGTGAAGGACTTGTCCAAGCTTTATATGATGCAGCCAGGGTTTATGAACTGGCAATTAAAGAGCATAAATCATTCTCACGAATGTCCTGGTTTTCGACAGCCTGGCTTGGGGTTGACCAAAATGCATGGGTGAAGGCACTGTCTTGTCAG GCTGCTGTGTACTCCTTACTGCATGCTGCAAGTGAAATTTCATCTCAAAGCGATAGAGACAGAAATGTCCATACATTTGTTCAAAGGAG TTTGCTAAGGCTATCTTCTCCCCTGGAGAGTTTAATTAGAGAAAAATTATCAGCCAAACACCCTGAAGCATATGAATGGTTTTGGTCTGAGCAAGTTCCAGCTGTAGTGGCATCCTTTGTTGACAAGTTACAAGGGGATGGACGCTTTACTGCTGCCATTGCTTT GTCTGGAAAAAATGTGGGTGTAAGCAGTGCAAGTGACATATCACTTCTTCTGCTAGCACTAACGTGTATTTCTGCAATTGCTAAACTTGGTCCATCAAAAGTTTCTTGTTCACAATTCTTTTCAATGATCACAGAAATAACCGGTAGTTTGATGGACATGCTAGTTGGTTTGATTCCTGTAAGTCAAGCTTATAATTCTATTAAGAATATCGGTCTGCATAGAGAATTTCTTGTACATTTTGGTCCTCGGGCTTCATCATGTAGAGCTAAAGAGAAGTGGGGTTCAGAAGAGGTTGTTTTCTGGGTAAATCTTGCTCAGAGGCAGCTGCAACAAGCTATTGATAAGGAGAAAATATGGTCAAGATTGACAACATCTGAAAGTATTGAG GTCTTGGAGAAGGATTTGGCTGTTTTTGGGTTCTTTATTGCTTTAGGCAGAAGTACAAGGTCATTTCTTTTGACAAATGGTTTTGAAACCCTAGATGATCCAATGGAAGATTTCATCAG GTATCTTATTGGAGGCAGTATTTTATACTACCCTCAGCTCTCATCAATTAGTTCATATCAATTGTATGTGGAG GTAGTTTGTGAAGAGTTGGATTGGCTTCCTTTTTATCCTGGAATCACCAGTGTTTCAAAACAGTCTCATATGCATAGAAATAAACAAGAAGGTCCTCCAAATCCTGATGCACTGCCCCAAGCTTTTGATGCTTGCTCTCACTGGATTCAGAGCTTTATTAAATACAGTACATGGCCAGAGAGCCCTTCAAATGTGAAAGCAGCTGAGTTTCTGTCAACGGG gcACAAGAAGTTGATGGAATGTATGGAAGAGCTTGGGATGATTAG GGAAAACGCCCTGGAGCCTGAAGCCACTAAAGTAGTTCATGCACATAGATCTACAGTTCAGTCAACTATTAAAGAGTCAGGTTCTTTTGACGAG GCACTGAAAAGTGTTGAAGAAGCTGTGATAAGACTTGAAAAGTTGCTTGAAGAGTTGCATGTATCAAGCTCTAGTTCTGGAAAAGAGCATTTGAAAGCAGCCTGTTCTGACTTGGAGAAAATACGAAAACTTTGGAAAGAAGCTGAATTCCTGGTGGCATCTTTTAGAGCAAAAGCTGATTCTCTTCATGAG GGGGTTAACAGTGGCCGGAACTACACACCAGTTGAAGAAGACGAGTATGTAAAAGGGAAAAGCCGAAAGAATGGTAATGTAAGGGTAGACAGGAACAAAAG AAATGTTGGAAAATCGCGTGAATTTTGGAGCATCTTTGGAGGTCCTGTCACCAAAAAGCCCGGCTTAGAATCTGATGCGGATCCTTAT gaaaataatattgaaCAGCCTGCACCAAATGTTGGGGTTGTGGACCAAGAATCCAATGAAATCCGCCGCTTTGAGCTTCTGCGAAATGAGCTAATAGAACTTGAGAAACGGGTTCAAAGAAGTGCCTATCAATCAGAAAATAATGAA GATTTACTAGCTAGTGATGATGGTGCTCGTTATACTGATGAGGCTGGGGTTGTTAAGATGGCCAGGgttgagaagaaagaaaatatactgGAAAAGTCTATTGGCAGACTAAAAGAAACCGGAACG GATGTCTGGCAAGGAACTCAGCTTCTTGCTATTGATGTTGCTGCTGCCACAGGTTTACTTAGAAGGGCACTTGTAGGGGACGAATTGActgagaaggagaagaaaacaCTTAAAAGAACCTTGACTGACATGGCTTCGGTTGTTCCTATTGGTGTTTTAATGCTTCTTCCA GTTACTGCCGTGGGGCATGCTGCAATGTTGGCTGCTATTCAGAGATATGTACCAGCTCTA ATTCCATCCACTTATGCACCAGAAAGGTTAGATCTCTTGAGGCAGCTTGAGAAAGTAAAGCAAATGACAGCCGGTGATATAAGCTCCGAtgaggaggaagatgaagatAGTTGA